A single region of the Oncorhynchus clarkii lewisi isolate Uvic-CL-2024 unplaced genomic scaffold, UVic_Ocla_1.0 unplaced_contig_391_pilon_pilon, whole genome shotgun sequence genome encodes:
- the LOC139394530 gene encoding zinc finger protein 135-like — MDPLGRLNNLMMLTRQRRVSPDQNSSRNTRRDPQGREPTAALTSFTSSGNLTQHQRTHTGEKSHSCDQCGKSFSRSGDLTVHKRIHTGEKPYSCGQCGRSFSRSGDLTVHKRIHTGEKPYSCDQCGKRLATSGHLTLHQRTHTGENPYSCDQCGKRFATSGHLTLHQRTHTGEKPYSCGQCGRSFSRSGDLTVHKRIHTGEKPYSCDQCGKRFTQFATSGHLTLHQRTHTGEKPYSCGQCGRSFSRSGDLTVHKRIHTGEKPYSCDQCGKGFATSGNLTLHQRTHTGEKPYSCGQCGRSFSRSGDLTVHKRIHTGEKPCSCDQCGKRFATPGHLTLHQRTHTGEKPYCCDQCGKSFSRSGDLTVHKRIHTGEKPYSCDQCGKRFTQSHSLIHHQRIHTGEKPYSCDQCGKSFSRYGDLTVHKRIHTGEKPYSCGQCGKSFVQACHLTEHQRTHRVEIS; from the exons atggatcctctggggagactcaacaacctcatgatgctgacgaggcagagaagagtctctccagatcagaactccTCAAGAAACACCcgcagagacccacagggaagagaacctactgctgctctgact agttttacttcaTCTGGCAATCTGACTCAACaccaaagaacacacacaggagagaaatctcatagctgtgatcaatgtgggaagagttttagtcgatctggagatctgacagtgcacaagagaatacacacaggagagaaaccttatagctgtggtcaatgtgggaggagttttagtcgatctggagatctgacagtgcacaagagaatacacacaggagagaaaccttatagctgtgaccaatgtgggaagagattagctacatctggccacctgactctacaccagagaacacacacaggagagaatccgtatagctgtgatcaatgtgggaagagatttgctacatctggccacctgactctacaccagagaacacacacaggagagaaaccttatagctgtggtcaatgtgggaggagttttagtcgatctggagatctgacagtgcacaagagaatacacacaggagagaaaccttatagctgtgatcaatgtgggaagagatttactca atttgctacatctggccacctgactctacaccagagaacacacacaggagagaaaccttatagctgtggtcaatgtgggaggagtttcaGTCGATCTGGCGATCTTacagtgcacaagagaatacacacaggagagaaaccttatagctgtgatcaatgtgggaagggatttgctacatctggcaacctgactctacaccagaggacacacacaggagagaaaccttatagctgtggtcaatgtgggaggagttttagtcgatctggcgatctgacagtgcacaagagaatacacacaggagagaaaccttgtagctgtgatcaatgtgggaagagatttgctacacctggccacctgactctacaccagagaacacacacaggagagaaaccttattgctgtgatcaatgtgggaagagttttagtcgatctggagatctgacagtgcacaagagaatacacacaggagaaaaaccttatagctgtgatcagtgtgggaagagatttactcagtcacacagcctgatacaccaccagagaatacacacaggagagaaaccttatagctgtgatcaatgtgggaagagttttagtcGATatggagatctgacagtgcacaagagaatacacacaggagagaaaccttatagctgtggtcaatgtgggaagagttttgttcaagCTTGCCATCTGActgaacaccagagaacacacagggtTGAAATCTCATAG